The Candidatus Omnitrophota bacterium genome window below encodes:
- a CDS encoding bifunctional folylpolyglutamate synthase/dihydrofolate synthase has product MRNYQDVLTFLDSLSNYERAGTARYPFRLDKVTRILEHLGSPERGYQSIHVAGTKGKGSVCTYIASILGSSGKRTGLFTSPHISDPRERIVVEGEYISEEDMCRMTRCLIEALNGDGISYFEAFTLIAMLYFRDRDVDAAVLEVGMGGRYDATNVIMPSVCVITPVSYDHMEFLGKDLGSIAGEKAAIIKKGTRCVSAIQMPEARKVLEERCDQQGIRPRFAGEDMAWTIKERTSTGSRFDIRTSYAVYNDCITGLAGMFQPENAALAVGACEEFAGGKGLGTVQVISGIEKAFIPGRFEVITRDPVMLIDGAQNGHSAEVLKRSIQSIMKYDRLILVVGLSSDKDVRRFCDGLGGLADTVILTKASVKRAMDPSIIRGYISGVNDVIMTGDAREAMGRAFSRAGKKDLIVVTGSFFLVGEIREMVLRREKCGVEE; this is encoded by the coding sequence ATGCGTAATTATCAGGATGTCTTGACTTTTCTCGATTCCCTTTCGAATTACGAAAGAGCCGGTACGGCGCGATATCCTTTCAGGCTGGATAAGGTGACGCGTATACTCGAACACCTGGGGTCTCCCGAAAGGGGATATCAGAGTATCCATGTGGCCGGGACCAAGGGCAAGGGGTCCGTATGCACTTACATAGCGTCCATTCTTGGGTCTTCCGGGAAAAGAACAGGTCTTTTTACCTCGCCGCACATATCGGACCCGAGGGAAAGGATCGTGGTCGAAGGGGAATATATATCCGAAGAAGATATGTGCCGGATGACCAGGTGTTTAATTGAAGCCTTGAACGGGGACGGGATATCGTACTTCGAGGCGTTCACCTTGATAGCCATGCTTTATTTCCGGGACAGGGACGTTGACGCGGCTGTTCTCGAGGTCGGTATGGGCGGGAGGTATGACGCTACCAATGTGATCATGCCGTCAGTATGCGTCATTACACCGGTAAGCTACGATCATATGGAGTTCCTTGGTAAAGACCTCGGGTCGATAGCGGGGGAAAAGGCCGCGATAATAAAGAAAGGGACCAGATGTGTGAGTGCCATCCAGATGCCGGAAGCCAGAAAGGTGTTAGAGGAACGATGTGACCAGCAGGGCATACGGCCGCGTTTTGCCGGTGAAGATATGGCCTGGACGATAAAAGAGCGGACCAGCACCGGTTCCAGGTTCGATATAAGGACATCTTACGCTGTCTACAATGATTGTATCACCGGCCTGGCCGGGATGTTCCAGCCGGAGAATGCCGCCCTGGCCGTGGGGGCATGTGAGGAATTCGCGGGCGGGAAGGGGCTTGGAACGGTACAGGTAATATCAGGCATAGAAAAAGCTTTCATTCCCGGCCGGTTCGAGGTCATAACGCGTGATCCCGTGATGCTTATAGATGGAGCCCAGAACGGACACAGCGCCGAGGTCCTGAAACGGTCGATACAGAGCATCATGAAGTACGACCGGCTTATACTGGTGGTCGGGTTGTCGTCCGATAAGGATGTAAGGCGTTTTTGCGATGGGCTGGGAGGACTGGCTGACACCGTGATATTGACGAAAGCTTCTGTCAAAAGAGCCATGGACCCATCAATAATAAGGGGATATATAAGTGGTGTGAATGATGTGATAATGACCGGGGATGCCAGGGAGGCCATGGGGCGGGCTTTTTCCCGGGCAGGCAAAAAGGACCTTATCGTTGTCACGGGTTCTTTTTTCCTGGTTGGGGAGATACGGGAGATGGTCCTCAGGAGAGAAAAATGCGGCGTCGAGGAATAG
- the purH gene encoding bifunctional phosphoribosylaminoimidazolecarboxamide formyltransferase/IMP cyclohydrolase: MARIKRALISVSDKSGLDELAKGLDDLGVEILSTGGTADLIRKQGIAVTEVSDHTGFPEMMDGRVKTLHPKIHGGLLFVRDNEDHKAQAEKAGILPIDMVVVNLYPFESTVARKGVTLEEAIENIDIGGPSMLRSAAKNHKYVAVVSSPEQYKGILAEMLSSGGEIGEGTLRKLAERVFKLTAGYDKAIFEYLSGQGDTRPEDSGPLPETMSINLKKVSGLRYGENPHQPAAFYADDISECRGLTGAEKLQGKELSFNNIMDLSAALEMVSAIESPAVSIVKHNNPCGLAADEDIPRAYLSALDCDRLSAFGSIIGANRDIDGKTAGVIMSEADFVECIIAPDFDKEALGVFSAKKNLRVVRCDLVRAENGRTPLDIKKIPGGMLVQYRDNGKIARAELKVATKKTPTEDMIRSMLFGWKIIKYVKSNAIVLCKGTSTVGIGAGQMSRVDSAMIAIRKAGPRAKGSVMVSDAFFPKADSVEEAHNAGIAGIIQPGGSIRDQEVIDACDAFGIPMVFTGMRHFKH; this comes from the coding sequence ATGGCCAGGATAAAAAGGGCATTGATAAGCGTATCGGATAAAAGCGGGCTTGATGAGCTGGCGAAAGGACTGGACGACCTGGGTGTGGAGATACTTTCCACGGGTGGTACGGCCGATCTTATAAGGAAACAGGGCATAGCCGTTACGGAGGTCTCTGATCATACGGGTTTTCCCGAGATGATGGACGGCAGGGTCAAAACGCTCCATCCAAAGATACATGGGGGGCTCCTTTTTGTCCGGGATAATGAAGACCATAAGGCCCAGGCTGAAAAGGCAGGTATATTGCCGATCGATATGGTGGTCGTGAACCTCTATCCGTTCGAGAGCACCGTGGCCAGAAAAGGGGTCACGCTGGAAGAAGCCATAGAGAACATAGATATAGGCGGACCGTCCATGCTGAGGAGCGCGGCTAAGAACCATAAATATGTGGCGGTCGTAAGTTCCCCGGAGCAATATAAGGGTATACTCGCCGAGATGTTGTCTTCCGGGGGAGAGATCGGGGAAGGTACTTTACGTAAACTGGCCGAACGTGTTTTCAAGTTGACGGCGGGATACGACAAGGCGATCTTTGAATATCTTTCCGGTCAGGGTGATACCCGGCCTGAGGATAGCGGCCCCCTTCCCGAGACCATGAGCATCAACCTGAAAAAGGTATCCGGACTTCGCTACGGGGAGAACCCGCACCAGCCGGCGGCTTTCTACGCGGACGATATATCCGAATGCCGCGGTCTTACCGGCGCGGAAAAATTACAGGGCAAAGAGCTGTCCTTCAACAACATAATGGACCTCTCGGCGGCACTGGAGATGGTAAGCGCTATCGAGAGTCCCGCGGTGAGCATAGTGAAACATAACAACCCATGCGGTCTGGCGGCGGATGAGGATATACCACGGGCATATCTGTCCGCGCTCGATTGTGACAGGCTGAGCGCGTTCGGCAGTATAATCGGGGCGAACCGCGATATAGACGGAAAGACGGCCGGCGTGATAATGAGCGAAGCGGATTTCGTCGAATGTATAATAGCCCCGGATTTCGACAAGGAAGCCCTTGGTGTTTTCTCCGCCAAGAAGAACTTGCGGGTGGTCAGGTGCGACCTGGTGCGCGCGGAGAACGGTAGAACACCTTTGGATATCAAAAAAATACCCGGAGGGATGCTGGTACAATATCGGGATAACGGGAAGATCGCCCGGGCGGAGCTCAAGGTCGCCACGAAAAAAACGCCGACCGAGGACATGATAAGATCGATGCTTTTCGGGTGGAAGATCATAAAGTATGTAAAAAGTAACGCTATAGTCCTTTGCAAGGGAACCTCTACGGTCGGGATAGGAGCGGGGCAGATGTCCCGGGTGGATTCCGCTATGATAGCCATACGTAAAGCCGGTCCGAGGGCAAAGGGGTCGGTCATGGTCAGTGACGCGTTCTTTCCAAAGGCTGATTCCGTTGAGGAAGCCCATAATGCCGGAATAGCCGGTATTATACAGCCGGGAGGGTCCATCCGCGACCAGGAAGTAATAGACGCGTGCGATGCTTTCGGTATACCGATGGTATTTACCGGGATGAGGCACTTCAAACATTAG